One window of Alkaliphilus metalliredigens QYMF genomic DNA carries:
- a CDS encoding flagellar brake protein, which produces MDIYNELQVGDKIEIELTDTQEKKSPLLSQVAELKQGKIYINSPLSDGHAYRLHDNEKLKFIFYREGKGIYSFLGEIVEKNQVQGSELQLYEIKPISSISKIQRRDHYRFPVIKKFKIESLDKDGQVISGVTKDLSGGGVKIITRNKVEMNEAVKCTVFIEEHQNLEAIGKVIRKEFDPILKEYKIGIEFTEIDAVVRKEIIAFIFEQQRLLRKRGLI; this is translated from the coding sequence ATGGATATTTATAATGAGCTTCAAGTAGGAGATAAGATTGAAATTGAACTAACTGATACACAGGAAAAAAAATCACCACTATTAAGTCAAGTTGCTGAACTAAAACAAGGTAAAATATATATTAATTCACCATTAAGTGATGGACATGCCTATAGACTGCATGATAATGAAAAGTTGAAGTTTATTTTTTATAGAGAAGGAAAAGGAATATATAGCTTCCTTGGAGAAATAGTAGAGAAGAACCAAGTTCAAGGAAGTGAACTACAACTATATGAGATTAAACCCATAAGCTCTATCTCAAAGATTCAGCGTCGAGACCATTATCGATTTCCTGTTATCAAAAAATTTAAGATTGAATCATTAGATAAAGATGGACAAGTGATTTCAGGCGTTACAAAGGACCTCAGTGGTGGTGGAGTTAAAATCATAACCAGAAATAAAGTTGAGATGAATGAGGCTGTAAAATGCACGGTGTTTATAGAGGAACATCAAAATTTAGAAGCAATAGGAAAAGTAATTAGAAAAGAATTTGATCCCATTCTTAAAGAATATAAAATTGGGATCGAATTTACAGAGATTGATGCTGTGGTGAGGAAAGAAATTATCGCATTTATATTTGAACAGCAGAGACTATTGCGAAAAAGAGGATTGATATAA
- a CDS encoding MinD/ParA family protein — MQDQATKLREMIHQRTNSKIIKKNTMSYVTPDLDISSHTNQTIDTKVIGITSGKGGVGKTNFTINLAISLSNENKKVVIIDADLGLANIDIILGVIPKYTLFDVIHQNKNIKEVMTEGPNGIKFISGGSGIIELVDMPHDQLTELIEKFNDIYGYADYILIDTGAGLSNSVLSFVLAVDEAIIITTPEPTALTDAYAMIKAIAKRDKNKKMKIVVNRVESTLEGDITFSKLQKASEKFLNMKVEKAGYLFDDSSVSRAVKLQKPFILQFPNTIASKNIERIAKGLINQRPTPSLEATKEKFMDRLIKLFR; from the coding sequence ATGCAAGATCAAGCCACTAAGTTGAGAGAGATGATTCATCAAAGAACCAATAGTAAAATAATAAAAAAAAATACCATGTCCTATGTAACACCAGACTTAGACATATCTAGCCACACAAACCAAACAATAGATACTAAAGTAATTGGTATTACAAGTGGAAAAGGTGGCGTTGGTAAAACAAACTTTACGATTAATTTAGCTATCAGTTTAAGTAATGAAAATAAAAAAGTAGTGATCATTGATGCAGATCTTGGATTAGCAAACATTGATATTATACTTGGTGTGATTCCAAAATATACATTATTTGATGTGATTCATCAAAACAAAAATATTAAAGAAGTCATGACTGAAGGGCCCAATGGTATCAAATTTATTTCTGGTGGATCTGGGATAATAGAATTAGTTGATATGCCCCATGACCAATTAACTGAACTAATTGAAAAATTTAACGATATTTATGGATATGCCGATTATATTCTAATTGATACTGGCGCCGGCTTGTCAAATTCCGTTTTATCATTTGTATTAGCTGTTGATGAAGCAATCATTATTACAACACCAGAACCCACAGCTTTAACCGATGCCTATGCAATGATTAAAGCGATTGCCAAAAGAGATAAAAACAAAAAAATGAAAATTGTTGTCAATCGCGTGGAGAGTACACTTGAAGGTGATATAACCTTTTCAAAACTCCAAAAGGCTAGTGAAAAATTTTTGAATATGAAGGTTGAAAAGGCAGGTTACCTGTTTGATGATAGCTCTGTTTCTAGAGCGGTAAAGTTGCAAAAACCTTTTATACTTCAATTTCCCAATACAATAGCTAGTAAAAATATTGAACGAATTGCGAAGGGATTAATTAATCAAAGACCAACACCTTCTTTAGAAGCTACAAAAGAAAAATTTATGGATAGATTAATTAAGTTATTTAGATAG
- the flhF gene encoding flagellar biosynthesis protein FlhF gives MKVKKFTGSNNHEVMSKVKSELGNNAVILHQKKVKPTGIFSIFKKSVIEVVAAIDEGNTGLNKANNVIEHKSLAKRPEDILKERVSQIETKDEKSATLSREIDEIKGMLHVFMKNMKQEHSGEQDRYADDEELNQLYQTFNKHEVDPLLIDKLLETYEEIDITNKTVLNKEATLKEKLVEVLEQYIFKVSTINKESPQIIFFVGPTGVGKTTTIAKLAAHHALNEGQSVGLISADTYRIAAVEQLRTYSDILNIPLEVVYKSSEINKAIDNLKHKDLIFIDTAGRSHKNKEQILELETLLQQIECKEVYFVISCTTRTVDIKEMIKAYDFLKDYKLIFTKLDEASTFGTIINTAMFIQKPLSYITTGQSVPDDIEILDLDKIVDLIVKEVS, from the coding sequence ATGAAAGTAAAGAAGTTTACTGGAAGCAATAACCATGAAGTAATGAGTAAGGTCAAAAGTGAGTTAGGCAATAATGCTGTTATTCTACATCAAAAGAAGGTTAAGCCCACTGGAATATTTAGTATATTTAAAAAATCAGTGATTGAAGTGGTAGCAGCTATTGATGAAGGTAATACAGGTTTGAACAAAGCAAACAATGTAATAGAGCATAAGTCGTTAGCCAAGAGACCAGAGGATATTTTAAAAGAAAGAGTTAGTCAAATCGAAACAAAGGATGAAAAATCGGCGACACTATCAAGGGAAATTGATGAAATTAAAGGAATGCTTCATGTTTTCATGAAGAATATGAAGCAAGAGCATAGTGGAGAACAAGACAGGTACGCCGATGATGAAGAACTAAATCAGCTCTATCAGACATTCAATAAGCATGAAGTCGATCCTCTGTTAATCGATAAACTATTAGAGACCTATGAAGAAATAGACATAACCAATAAAACTGTCCTCAATAAAGAAGCAACCTTGAAAGAAAAATTGGTTGAGGTGTTAGAACAATACATTTTTAAAGTGAGTACGATCAACAAAGAATCACCACAAATTATATTTTTTGTTGGACCAACAGGGGTTGGGAAAACAACTACAATTGCAAAGCTAGCGGCACATCATGCTCTGAATGAGGGCCAGAGTGTTGGATTAATCAGTGCAGATACATATAGAATTGCTGCTGTAGAGCAGCTTCGAACATATAGCGACATTTTGAATATTCCTCTAGAGGTTGTCTACAAGTCCTCGGAAATAAATAAAGCTATTGATAATCTCAAGCACAAAGATCTGATATTTATAGATACAGCAGGTCGGAGTCATAAAAATAAAGAACAAATTTTAGAATTGGAAACATTATTGCAACAAATAGAGTGTAAGGAAGTATACTTTGTGATTAGTTGTACAACAAGAACCGTCGATATAAAGGAAATGATTAAAGCATATGATTTTTTAAAGGATTATAAGTTGATTTTTACAAAACTAGATGAAGCATCAACCTTTGGGACGATTATTAATACAGCTATGTTCATACAAAAACCACTTTCTTATATTACCACAGGGCAAAGTGTTCCTGATGACATTGAAATTTTGGACCTAGATAAAATTGTAGACCTCATTGTAAAGGAGGTTTCTTAA
- the flhA gene encoding flagellar biosynthesis protein FlhA, producing MKFGDIIVAIAVIAIVIIIIIPIPLAAVDVLLSFNISLALLILLIAMYTKEALEFSIFPSILLLTTLLRLSLNITTTRYILSTGNAGTLIDTFGNFVIGGDAIVGFIVFLIIVIVQFLVITKGSERVAEVAARFTLDAMPGKQMAIDADLNAGLIDDHQARDRRKKIQREADFYGAMDGASKFVKGDAIAGIIITMINIVAGFAIGSMGGLSMGEAMRTYTLLTVGDGLVSQIPALLISTATGIVVTRAASEDNLGSDVISQLFKQPKIMFIISGFLMTFAFATPMPVFPFFALGTLFLYIGMNLRKKFRESEIETQPDEIQEAADEKRKPENVMPLLNVDPIELEFGYGIIPLADSNQGGDLFDRLVMIRRQCAMELGVIVPMIRLRDNIQLEPNQYVIKIKGVEITSGEIVFDHYLAMNPGLAEGELEGIDTVEPAFGLPAKWINEEERENAEMYGYTVVDPPSIIATHLTEVIKKHSHELLGRQEVKKLVDNVKETNSVLVEELIPSQLSLGEVQKVLANLLKEGVSIRNMVTILETLADHASMTRDVDMLTEYVRQGLGRAITKQFITTQPAKVITLEQSLEQKIMDSLQQTERGTFISIDPEIVQVILRNLSKQVQNMMSLGEQPIVITAPIVRLYFKRLSEQLTSDLVVLSYNEVDPSVEMESVGTVSI from the coding sequence ATGAAGTTTGGTGATATTATCGTAGCAATAGCCGTTATTGCCATTGTAATCATAATTATTATTCCTATTCCATTAGCAGCAGTAGATGTGCTATTAAGCTTTAATATATCATTGGCGCTCCTGATTTTGTTAATTGCAATGTATACAAAGGAAGCTTTAGAATTTTCTATTTTTCCATCGATACTTCTTTTAACAACCTTGCTACGGCTGTCGTTGAATATCACAACAACAAGATATATTTTATCAACTGGTAATGCTGGGACTTTGATTGACACATTTGGTAACTTTGTAATTGGTGGAGATGCAATCGTTGGATTTATTGTCTTTTTAATTATTGTGATTGTCCAGTTTCTAGTCATTACAAAAGGATCTGAAAGGGTAGCTGAAGTAGCAGCAAGGTTTACATTAGATGCCATGCCAGGTAAACAAATGGCCATTGATGCAGATTTAAATGCGGGCCTGATAGATGATCATCAAGCCCGTGATCGAAGAAAAAAGATACAAAGAGAAGCTGATTTTTACGGTGCCATGGATGGAGCCAGTAAGTTTGTAAAGGGAGACGCCATCGCAGGAATAATCATTACCATGATTAACATCGTGGCAGGCTTTGCAATTGGATCTATGGGTGGCTTAAGCATGGGCGAAGCCATGAGAACATATACGCTGTTGACTGTGGGTGATGGACTTGTGAGTCAAATACCTGCCCTATTAATATCAACCGCAACTGGTATTGTGGTGACAAGAGCAGCTTCAGAAGACAATCTAGGTAGCGATGTAATTAGTCAGCTCTTTAAACAGCCTAAAATCATGTTTATTATTTCTGGATTTCTCATGACTTTTGCATTTGCAACACCGATGCCTGTTTTTCCTTTCTTTGCCTTAGGCACTTTATTTCTTTATATAGGAATGAATTTAAGGAAAAAATTCCGGGAATCAGAAATTGAAACACAGCCAGATGAAATTCAAGAGGCAGCAGATGAAAAAAGAAAGCCAGAAAATGTTATGCCATTATTGAATGTAGATCCAATCGAACTAGAATTTGGCTACGGCATTATTCCTTTGGCTGATAGCAACCAAGGGGGAGACCTGTTTGACCGATTGGTGATGATTCGTAGACAGTGTGCCATGGAACTTGGGGTGATTGTCCCAATGATTAGACTTCGTGATAACATTCAACTAGAACCCAATCAATATGTGATTAAGATAAAGGGTGTTGAGATCACATCTGGGGAAATTGTATTTGATCACTATCTAGCAATGAATCCTGGATTGGCTGAGGGAGAATTAGAAGGTATCGACACTGTGGAGCCAGCATTTGGCCTTCCAGCTAAATGGATCAATGAGGAAGAACGAGAAAATGCAGAGATGTATGGCTATACCGTTGTAGATCCACCTTCAATTATTGCGACCCATTTAACTGAAGTTATTAAAAAGCACTCTCATGAGTTACTAGGTAGACAAGAAGTGAAGAAATTGGTTGATAATGTAAAAGAAACAAACTCTGTTTTAGTTGAAGAATTAATCCCAAGTCAATTGAGTCTTGGTGAAGTACAGAAAGTGTTGGCTAATTTGCTAAAGGAAGGTGTCTCAATAAGAAACATGGTGACGATACTCGAAACCTTAGCAGATCATGCATCTATGACCCGTGATGTAGATATGTTGACAGAATATGTGAGACAAGGATTAGGACGTGCCATTACAAAACAATTCATCACAACCCAACCTGCAAAGGTGATTACATTGGAACAAAGTTTAGAACAAAAAATAATGGATTCATTGCAACAAACGGAAAGAGGTACATTTATATCAATTGATCCAGAAATTGTTCAAGTGATATTAAGAAATCTTTCAAAGCAAGTTCAAAATATGATGTCCCTAGGCGAACAACCTATTGTGATTACGGCACCAATCGTTCGATTATATTTCAAAAGATTATCTGAACAACTTACATCTGATTTAGTTGTTTTATCTTATAATGAAGTGGACCCTTCAGTAGAAATGGAATCAGTAGGGACGGTGAGTATCTAA
- the flhB gene encoding flagellar biosynthesis protein FlhB, which produces MQFKINLQLFTEEKTERPTPKKRKDSREKGQVLQSKELNSAFLLIGAFVILGLFSSYIGMTMKSFTRSIYVEYLNTDYLFSIQNLYRLLVYSLYNLLKIIAPISIASLLIGLAVSYLQVGYLFTTKTLAFKLSKLNPIEGFKKIFSLKAIVELAKSFIKIGLVGYIVFQYAQGQLETIFNTMAMDMDGIIQVLIYILVNIGIRAGVVLLVLAGFDYLYQKYEYDKNLKMTKQETKEEYKQSEGNPQIKSKIKEKQRQMSTKRMMQEVPKADVIITNPTHFAIAIQYNPDDFQAPRVIAKGQDILAQSIKKVGLENDVPIVENKPLARSLYDTVEIGAFIPTELYQAVAEILAYVYRINNKV; this is translated from the coding sequence ATGCAATTCAAAATTAATTTACAACTTTTCACAGAAGAAAAAACAGAAAGACCTACCCCTAAAAAAAGAAAAGATTCCCGAGAAAAGGGACAGGTACTACAAAGCAAAGAATTGAATTCTGCTTTTCTACTAATAGGGGCTTTTGTCATACTAGGTCTTTTTTCAAGCTATATAGGCATGACAATGAAATCATTCACAAGATCTATTTATGTTGAATACTTGAATACAGATTACTTGTTTTCTATACAAAATTTATATCGTTTGTTGGTATATAGTTTGTATAATCTTTTGAAGATTATTGCACCTATTTCTATTGCTTCACTACTCATTGGTCTCGCTGTGAGTTATTTACAAGTAGGATATTTATTTACTACGAAAACACTAGCCTTTAAGCTGAGTAAGCTTAATCCAATTGAAGGATTTAAAAAGATCTTTTCGTTAAAGGCCATTGTTGAGCTAGCTAAGTCTTTTATTAAAATAGGGTTAGTAGGTTATATCGTGTTTCAGTATGCCCAGGGACAATTAGAAACAATCTTCAACACTATGGCAATGGATATGGATGGTATTATTCAAGTTTTAATATATATCTTAGTGAACATAGGAATAAGGGCAGGAGTTGTCTTACTTGTTTTAGCGGGATTTGATTACTTGTACCAAAAATATGAATATGATAAAAACCTTAAGATGACAAAACAAGAAACCAAAGAGGAATATAAGCAAAGTGAAGGAAATCCTCAAATTAAATCCAAGATTAAAGAAAAACAAAGACAAATGTCCACGAAACGGATGATGCAAGAGGTACCGAAGGCAGATGTGATTATCACAAATCCTACTCACTTTGCCATTGCGATTCAATATAATCCTGATGATTTTCAAGCACCAAGAGTCATTGCAAAGGGACAGGATATCTTGGCACAAAGTATAAAAAAAGTTGGTTTAGAAAATGATGTGCCTATTGTTGAAAATAAACCATTAGCAAGGAGCTTATATGACACAGTAGAAATAGGAGCTTTTATACCAACAGAGTTATATCAAGCTGTTGCTGAAATCTTAGCATATGTATATAGAATTAATAACAAGGTTTAA
- the fliR gene encoding flagellar biosynthetic protein FliR — protein sequence MDDTITQILSNIDIFILLIVRISGIFIIAPIFSRNNIPMMSKIIFSVFLALIILPLVTISEDFAANTFFALMVYAIQEFALGITIGFIGSIYFSTFYLAGMIVDTQIGFGMVNVFDPQMNTQLPIMGNVYNLLISLVFLAVNGHHLLIKAMFDSYDVLPIGFQFQVSEALIMHLTIIFMEIFMMAFKLSAPILATIFLANVLLGILARTMPQMNVFIVGMPLKIIVGLVTIMIALPFLVPFGNALFEKMFTSIDHIIELLFEG from the coding sequence ATGGATGATACAATTACACAAATATTATCAAATATTGATATCTTTATTCTTTTGATTGTGAGGATATCAGGAATATTCATCATTGCACCTATATTTAGTAGAAACAATATACCAATGATGTCAAAAATTATTTTTTCAGTCTTTTTAGCATTGATTATACTTCCATTGGTTACTATTTCTGAGGATTTTGCAGCGAATACATTTTTTGCTTTAATGGTGTATGCAATTCAAGAGTTTGCATTAGGGATAACAATCGGATTTATTGGATCTATCTATTTTTCAACCTTCTACTTAGCAGGGATGATCGTTGACACACAGATTGGCTTTGGGATGGTAAATGTATTTGATCCTCAAATGAACACCCAGCTTCCGATTATGGGGAATGTGTACAATCTATTAATTTCATTAGTATTTCTGGCTGTAAATGGCCATCACTTACTGATAAAGGCAATGTTTGATAGTTATGATGTGTTACCTATCGGATTCCAATTCCAAGTGAGTGAAGCATTAATTATGCATCTGACAATCATTTTCATGGAAATATTTATGATGGCTTTTAAGCTTAGCGCACCCATACTGGCAACAATTTTTCTTGCAAATGTGTTATTGGGAATATTAGCGAGAACAATGCCACAGATGAATGTGTTTATTGTAGGAATGCCTTTGAAAATCATAGTGGGATTAGTAACGATTATGATTGCATTACCGTTCTTAGTACCCTTCGGTAACGCACTATTTGAAAAAATGTTTACCAGTATAGATCACATAATAGAACTCCTGTTTGAGGGATGA
- the fliQ gene encoding flagellar biosynthesis protein FliQ has protein sequence MSEAMVIELGQQTMFTILTMSAPMLGFGLLVGLAVSIFQATTQIQEATLAFIPKIIAVLGSVVIFGPWLLSIIINFTLRLFTNMNSFIQ, from the coding sequence ATGTCAGAGGCAATGGTAATTGAATTAGGGCAACAAACCATGTTCACAATATTAACGATGTCAGCTCCTATGCTAGGATTTGGCTTACTTGTTGGGTTAGCGGTTAGTATTTTTCAGGCAACCACACAAATTCAAGAAGCGACATTAGCATTTATACCTAAGATCATTGCAGTTTTAGGTTCTGTTGTTATATTTGGTCCATGGTTATTATCGATTATCATAAATTTTACTTTACGATTATTTACTAACATGAATAGTTTTATACAGTAG
- the fliP gene encoding flagellar type III secretion system pore protein FliP (The bacterial flagellar biogenesis protein FliP forms a type III secretion system (T3SS)-type pore required for flagellar assembly.), with translation MKNKILVNQMNRFRWTMVLMISLFIIVMMTSSTQAQPNTFPIPSIGINVEEADNPQEVAASLQILFLLTILSIAPAILIMMTSFTRIVIVLSFLRNAIATQQTPPTQIIIGLALFLTFFTMAPIATDINTNALQPYLAEELGQEEALERAMEPIREFMFRQTREKDLALFIEVSNSEMPTEVADIATSTLIPAFIISELKTAFQMGFILFIPFIVIDMVVASTLMAMGMMMLPPAMISLPFKLLLFIMVDGWNILVRALIMSFN, from the coding sequence ATGAAAAATAAGATCCTAGTAAATCAAATGAATCGTTTTCGTTGGACTATGGTACTAATGATTAGTCTATTTATAATTGTTATGATGACGTCTTCTACACAGGCTCAGCCAAATACCTTTCCCATACCATCTATAGGAATAAATGTTGAAGAAGCTGACAATCCCCAAGAAGTAGCTGCATCCTTGCAAATTTTATTTTTATTAACCATTCTTTCTATTGCACCAGCAATACTGATTATGATGACAAGCTTTACTAGAATTGTCATCGTATTATCGTTTTTGAGGAATGCAATTGCAACACAGCAAACCCCACCAACGCAAATAATCATTGGACTGGCTTTGTTTTTAACTTTTTTCACAATGGCTCCTATTGCGACGGATATTAATACCAATGCGTTACAACCATACCTCGCTGAAGAGCTCGGTCAGGAAGAAGCACTGGAAAGGGCTATGGAGCCAATTAGAGAATTCATGTTTAGACAAACCAGGGAAAAGGATCTTGCTTTATTTATTGAAGTCTCAAATAGCGAGATGCCAACTGAAGTTGCAGACATTGCAACATCAACACTAATCCCTGCTTTTATTATTAGTGAACTAAAAACTGCTTTTCAAATGGGTTTTATTCTTTTCATTCCTTTTATCGTTATCGATATGGTCGTTGCCAGTACACTGATGGCCATGGGAATGATGATGCTACCACCAGCTATGATTTCACTACCATTTAAACTACTATTATTTATTATGGTAGATGGTTGGAATATTTTAGTTCGTGCTTTAATAATGAGTTTCAATTGA
- a CDS encoding flagellar biosynthetic protein FliO, which yields MEFKTVLIVLVFTIITVVIAHYMTTLIGKKSNQFFVNKEVKVLERAPIGFQSNITIIQVRGKIYILLFQNKRVETIDVIKEEDWDAYQQVQPGQGIEEQNQVPLMRFNHLLTKHLKKIIPTSNLHKKDGNDEDEK from the coding sequence GTGGAATTTAAAACTGTATTAATAGTACTTGTTTTTACAATCATTACTGTAGTCATTGCCCATTATATGACTACTTTAATTGGCAAGAAATCAAATCAATTTTTTGTCAATAAAGAAGTTAAAGTGCTAGAACGTGCACCGATTGGCTTTCAGTCTAATATTACAATTATTCAGGTTAGGGGAAAAATATATATACTGTTATTTCAGAATAAACGTGTGGAAACCATTGATGTGATTAAAGAAGAAGATTGGGATGCCTACCAGCAAGTACAACCAGGTCAAGGGATAGAAGAACAAAACCAAGTACCTTTAATGAGGTTCAATCATCTACTAACAAAGCACCTAAAAAAGATTATACCCACAAGCAACCTGCATAAAAAGGATGGCAATGATGAAGATGAAAAATAA
- a CDS encoding response regulator yields the protein MSNRVLIVDDAAFMRMMVKDVLTKNGYEVVGEAENGLKAVEKFKELDPTLTIMDITMPEMDGIQAVKEIKKIDPNAKVIMCSAMGQQSMVIEAIQAGAKDFIVKPFQADRVIQAVKKAIG from the coding sequence ATGTCGAATAGAGTTTTAATTGTTGATGATGCAGCATTTATGAGAATGATGGTTAAGGATGTATTAACGAAAAATGGGTATGAAGTAGTGGGTGAAGCGGAAAACGGCTTGAAGGCAGTGGAGAAGTTTAAAGAATTAGACCCCACCCTTACCATAATGGATATTACGATGCCTGAAATGGATGGGATACAAGCGGTTAAAGAAATAAAGAAAATAGATCCTAATGCGAAGGTGATAATGTGTTCGGCTATGGGACAGCAATCAATGGTTATTGAAGCAATTCAAGCAGGGGCAAAGGACTTTATTGTGAAACCTTTTCAAGCAGATCGTGTGATTCAAGCGGTTAAAAAAGCAATCGGGTAA
- the fliY gene encoding flagellar motor switch phosphatase FliY has translation MSDMLSQEEIDALLSGNANTPSDNDGIDEGFTDDEKDVIGEVGNISMGTAATTLSTLLGQKVKITTPRVSVLTFEEIAQEYPLPFVAVDVKYKEGLEGVNLLILREKDVKIITDLMMGGEGVASEEPLSELHLSAIGEAMNQMVGSSSTSLSEMFGKKIDISPPHAFTLDLTSDVNAPEFIEHFQSPDKNFVRIAFRMVIGELIDSEIMQLIPLDFAKEITSTLLRGAQYTEEMPSEEIPNERMHTEPIAHANSEENRITQEKSNQQPHLSDHDAPVQQRQQPSLENSKINVQPVQFQSFDQQSNRGLPENIALIQDVPLSVTVELGRTVKKISEVLEFGPGTIIELEKVVGEPLDILVNGQYVAKGEVVVIDENYGIRITDIVAPAKRLSKI, from the coding sequence ATGAGTGATATGCTTTCACAAGAAGAAATTGATGCGTTGCTTAGTGGCAACGCTAATACACCCTCAGATAATGATGGGATAGATGAAGGATTTACTGATGATGAAAAGGATGTTATTGGTGAAGTGGGCAATATTAGTATGGGAACTGCTGCCACAACATTATCCACATTACTTGGACAAAAAGTAAAAATTACAACGCCTCGAGTAAGTGTGTTGACCTTCGAAGAAATTGCACAAGAATATCCGTTGCCTTTTGTGGCGGTAGATGTGAAATATAAAGAAGGGTTAGAGGGTGTTAATTTACTCATTCTTAGAGAAAAAGATGTGAAAATTATCACTGATTTAATGATGGGTGGAGAAGGTGTGGCTTCAGAGGAACCTTTGTCAGAACTTCATTTAAGTGCCATAGGTGAAGCCATGAATCAAATGGTAGGTTCTTCCTCCACTTCTTTATCTGAAATGTTTGGTAAAAAGATTGATATAAGTCCGCCCCATGCCTTTACTCTTGATCTCACTAGCGATGTGAATGCCCCAGAATTTATAGAACATTTTCAAAGTCCAGACAAAAATTTTGTCAGAATTGCCTTTAGAATGGTTATAGGCGAATTAATTGATAGTGAGATTATGCAATTAATCCCATTAGACTTTGCAAAGGAGATCACTAGCACATTACTAAGAGGAGCACAATACACTGAAGAAATGCCTTCTGAAGAAATACCTAACGAAAGAATGCATACCGAACCGATAGCTCATGCAAATAGTGAAGAAAACCGTATCACACAAGAAAAGAGTAATCAACAACCTCATCTTAGTGATCATGATGCACCGGTTCAACAACGACAACAACCATCTTTAGAAAACAGTAAAATAAACGTACAACCTGTTCAATTTCAGTCCTTTGACCAACAATCTAACAGAGGGTTGCCTGAGAATATTGCACTGATTCAAGATGTCCCACTGAGTGTGACTGTAGAATTAGGTAGAACGGTAAAAAAAATAAGTGAAGTACTTGAGTTTGGTCCAGGTACCATTATTGAGTTGGAAAAAGTGGTTGGAGAGCCCTTAGACATCTTAGTGAATGGTCAGTATGTAGCTAAGGGAGAAGTTGTTGTCATCGATGAAAATTATGGCATTCGAATTACAGACATCGTAGCACCAGCTAAGCGATTATCGAAAATTTAA